From Actinomycetes bacterium, a single genomic window includes:
- a CDS encoding biopolymer transporter ExbD — translation MKAQSEDKVYDDINITPMLDLAYVLLVIFVIMTTATVQGMRVNLPKASPAKSLAKPTTKAITVTQDGKIFLDTIPVTLPELEQRLAQQKAITPEFPVVVRGDGQVQYQGVIDVLDLLAKLNITTVGLATKPLVK, via the coding sequence ATGAAGGCCCAGTCAGAGGACAAGGTCTACGACGACATCAACATCACGCCGATGCTCGACCTGGCGTACGTGCTGCTCGTCATCTTCGTCATCATGACCACCGCCACGGTGCAGGGGATGCGCGTGAACCTGCCCAAGGCCAGCCCGGCGAAGAGCCTGGCCAAGCCGACGACCAAGGCGATCACCGTCACCCAGGACGGGAAGATCTTCCTCGACACAATCCCGGTGACCCTCCCCGAGCTGGAGCAGCGGCTCGCCCAGCAGAAGGCCATCACCCCCGAGTTCCCGGTGGTGGTTCGCGGGGACGGCCAGGTCCAGTACCAGGGCGTGATCGACGTGCTCGACCTGCTGGCCAAGCTGAACATCACCACCGTCGGACTCGCCACCAAGCCGCTGGTGAAGTGA